The sequence GCGCTCCGAGAGGCCATCGAGAGAAATCCGTCTTCAATAGGCTCGTGCCATGAGGACCCGCGTTCGCGACAGGGTTCCGCAATACAGGCACGTCCCTTCGGCTCCCTGTCCCTCCAGCGGAATGCATCGGATGGTGGCTTTGGTCTCTTCCTTGATCTTCTTCTCGCATTCGGCGCTGCCGCACCAGAATGCCTCGAAGAACCCTCCCAGGGTTTCGAGCTGCTCCTTGAATTCGGCATAGCTCTTGGCCGGCCGGGTGTTGTCGATACGGAACTTGAGGGCGCGCTCGTAAAGCGAGCGTTGGATGCCCGCCAACAGGCCGGGCAGGCGCGCCTCGATTCCATCGAGGGGCAAGGACTCCTTCTTGCGGTCCAGCCGCGAGACACACACGAGTTTGCCCTGGGCGAGATCGCGCGGCCCGATTTCCAGGCGCAGCGGCACCCCCTTGAGCTCCCACTCGTTGAACTTGAACCCGGGCGACACCTCTTCGCGGAGATCGGCATGGATGCGGACCTTGCCGGAGACGGCATGGCACAGCTTGTCCACCGCAGCGCGCACCGCCGCCTTCTCCTCGTCGGTCTTGCCGATCGGCACGATGACCGCCTGAATCGGCGCCAGGGCCGGAGGCAGCACGAGACCTTGATCGTCTCCGTGTGCCAGAACG comes from Candidatus Polarisedimenticolia bacterium and encodes:
- a CDS encoding His/Gly/Thr/Pro-type tRNA ligase C-terminal domain-containing protein, giving the protein MALPVVKGLKSEQEKFAGALRTYCIEALMQDGKALQAGTSHNLGQNFSRAFDVKFQSQDGKMEHVWQTSWGVSTRLVGALVLAHGDDQGLVLPPALAPIQAVIVPIGKTDEEKAAVRAAVDKLCHAVSGKVRIHADLREEVSPGFKFNEWELKGVPLRLEIGPRDLAQGKLVCVSRLDRKKESLPLDGIEARLPGLLAGIQRSLYERALKFRIDNTRPAKSYAEFKEQLETLGGFFEAFWCGSAECEKKIKEETKATIRCIPLEGQGAEGTCLYCGTLSRTRVLMARAY